The Exiguobacterium aurantiacum DSM 6208 genome includes a window with the following:
- a CDS encoding RNA polymerase sigma factor, with amino-acid sequence MDDGAIIDLYFARSEQAISATAEKYGAYCHTISYNILHSREDADECVNDTYMKAWHAIPPTRPRRFSAYLAKLVRNVALHTYEKTRAKKRGGSQVPLVLEELEHCLSASLIEDSEVVDLLNGFLEQLPQETRQIFMARYFQFQSIKEIANARQLSDSKVKMVLMRTRNELRGHLIAEGVVR; translated from the coding sequence TTGGATGATGGAGCGATTATCGATTTATATTTCGCCCGCTCCGAGCAGGCGATTTCGGCGACGGCGGAGAAGTACGGGGCGTATTGCCACACGATTTCATACAATATTTTGCATAGCCGTGAAGACGCCGACGAGTGTGTGAACGACACGTATATGAAAGCGTGGCACGCGATCCCACCGACACGACCGCGACGGTTTTCGGCCTATTTAGCAAAACTCGTCCGCAACGTCGCGCTTCATACATATGAGAAGACACGTGCCAAAAAACGAGGCGGTAGCCAAGTTCCACTCGTCCTCGAGGAACTCGAGCACTGTCTGTCGGCATCACTGATTGAAGACAGCGAAGTGGTCGACTTGTTGAACGGATTTTTGGAACAGTTGCCGCAAGAGACGAGACAGATTTTCATGGCCCGCTATTTTCAATTTCAATCAATCAAAGAAATTGCGAACGCGCGACAGTTGAGCGACAGCAAAGTGAAGATGGTGCTCATGCGGACGCGAAACGAGTTGAGGGGTCATTTGATAGCGGAAGGGGTGGTACGATGA
- a CDS encoding septum formation initiator, translating into MATSEWRQSAVGLGLAFGSAFGVIIPLIFGFELVYGIVIGATVGWIIGTIISLKRK; encoded by the coding sequence ATGGCAACTAGTGAATGGCGTCAATCTGCCGTCGGGTTAGGGCTCGCGTTCGGGTCGGCTTTCGGGGTCATCATCCCGCTCATTTTTGGGTTCGAACTCGTCTATGGGATTGTGATTGGTGCGACCGTGGGCTGGATCATCGGGACCATCATTTCACTCAAACGAAAGTGA